The DNA region TACTTCTTTTTGTGCAGctcttgtaaatttttttaggtAAAAGTTTGATCGCACAATATGTTAGATGAACTAACTATTAGTAGTTGCAGTATATGATCAGTAAGAACGAATTAACACATtcaaaaaatgagttaaaaaagACCCAATGATCAAGCAAACGTAAATGGGTTTGGTTTATGCTtagttattttgttgtaaaaGGAATGGAATCTTATATGAgtgtataaaaatttattatgaaggGATGGAAGAGggttttcaaagaaataaataatgaaatttgtaGCCCATTAAGGAGACCTAAGGGAATTAAGTATTCATTATTATATAGCCACCTTCCTCTTCTTCTGGTATTTATAAACTTGGCGATAATGCCATTGCATAACGCTGAGAGAGCAAAACCCACCAATATCCCTAAAagatatatatcaaaatgacaGGTTCTGGTTCTCCTTGTGGAGCCTGCAAATTCTTGAGGAGAAAATGTCTGAAAGGTTGTGTTTTTGCACCTTATTTTTGCCATGAACAAGGCGCCACCCATTTTGCAGCAATCCACAAGGTTTTTGGTGCAAGCAATGTATCAAAGCTCCTTGCTCATCTCCCTGTCAATGATCGTTGTGAAGCTGCAGTCACAATCTCATATGAAGCTCAAGCTAGGCTTCAAGATCCCATTTACGGCTGCGTTTCGCATATTTTCGCTCTCCAACAGCAGGTTTGTTTCCCTTTTCTCTTGTAATTTGTAATTGTTGGATGAAACCCTAATTCAGtaactttaaaattattgatggAGCAATTTTTTTCCCCAAATCTTGTAGGTTGTGAATCTACAGGCACAACTTGCTTCACTGAAGGAACAAGCATCTCAAAGTTTTCTCAAGGGCTCTGCTGCTCCGAACCCTAATGACAAATATTATGGAAAGCTTCCCACTCACCCACAAGATATTTACAGTTGGTTTCACCAAGAGAATTCAAACATGGGGACACAATTCAATCCAAACCTCAACAATGATTCCACAACAAATCCATACTGTGATGctggattcaatttgaattcaaactcttTTGGAAATTATGAAAATTCAGTCATTTCAGGAGAAGATGCCTCATTTGCTAGCTTCGGAGAAGGTTCTCGATCCATGAGTACACTTGACATGCAAACAGACAACCGGCAATGGAATTTCCAAGACACTAATGATCTTCAATCAGTGGCCTTTGGTTATACTCAGAATTCTTAAGGAGAGATGGGCTTCAGCGCCAGAAACATCTAATTGGTGAAGACCACTTTgtcaattttgaaatattgatgCTGCATAGTTTGAGACAAGCACTTTTGTTACCATAAATAAAGCCTAGGAACCCTAGAAATGTTGATAATTCAGAAACCCTAAAATTCACCctattcttgttttcttttctagtGTAACCTTGGATATTAGTAGAATAATAGTGTGATTTTCTATCAAAGCTAAATAAAACTCTGGTTTTATTCAagctaattttatttgtttatggtTCTAGTCAAGAGTATCTAAAAATTTTGACCTAATGAATA from Mangifera indica cultivar Alphonso chromosome 8, CATAS_Mindica_2.1, whole genome shotgun sequence includes:
- the LOC123222404 gene encoding LOB domain-containing protein 29-like, which produces MTGSGSPCGACKFLRRKCLKGCVFAPYFCHEQGATHFAAIHKVFGASNVSKLLAHLPVNDRCEAAVTISYEAQARLQDPIYGCVSHIFALQQQVVNLQAQLASLKEQASQSFLKGSAAPNPNDKYYGKLPTHPQDIYSWFHQENSNMGTQFNPNLNNDSTTNPYCDAGFNLNSNSFGNYENSVISGEDASFASFGEGSRSMSTLDMQTDNRQWNFQDTNDLQSVAFGYTQNS